Proteins encoded together in one Olsenella timonensis window:
- the mreC gene encoding rod shape-determining protein MreC yields MPLTSSGRGAAPTLGTNRRSGGARELVVCLVLSVALFTLSCQGGSDGPLEAVRGAFQTVTSPVRMLGATVTAPIRGLGNVFANLTADQATLSELQAEVDELRARNAELEEDASSAQRLQDLLDLRDNNDLQTVAARIISGSTDSWSATVTIDKGSSSGLSAGMPVTTASGVIGQIVTCSATTSTVRLLSDESSSISAMIQSSRAQGMLEGSSSGEVRLELVSTGQEVAVGDVIVTSGLGGVFPKGLPIGEVASVTNNPGDLYLDIVVDLYADTTRSEEVLVITSITEDQRATAEDISEADAQEHGTTTGSDAQADDQESDAGSTSDESQAE; encoded by the coding sequence GTGCCGCTGACCTCGAGCGGTCGGGGGGCGGCACCGACCCTGGGCACAAATCGACGCTCTGGCGGCGCGCGCGAGCTCGTCGTGTGCCTCGTCCTCTCCGTCGCCCTCTTCACGCTGAGCTGTCAGGGCGGGTCGGACGGCCCCCTCGAGGCGGTTCGCGGCGCGTTCCAGACCGTCACCTCGCCCGTGCGGATGCTCGGCGCCACCGTGACCGCACCCATCCGCGGCCTTGGCAACGTCTTCGCCAACCTCACGGCCGACCAGGCGACCCTCTCGGAGCTCCAGGCCGAGGTGGACGAGCTGCGGGCGAGAAACGCCGAGCTCGAGGAGGACGCCAGCTCCGCCCAGCGACTGCAGGACCTTCTCGACCTTCGCGACAACAACGATCTCCAGACCGTCGCCGCCCGGATCATATCGGGCTCGACCGACTCCTGGAGCGCCACGGTCACGATCGACAAGGGGTCCTCCTCGGGACTCTCCGCCGGCATGCCGGTCACGACCGCGAGCGGCGTGATCGGCCAGATTGTCACCTGCAGTGCGACCACGTCGACGGTGCGCCTGCTCTCCGACGAGAGCTCGTCGATCTCTGCCATGATCCAGTCGAGCCGCGCGCAGGGGATGCTGGAGGGTTCCTCCTCCGGCGAGGTCCGCCTGGAGCTTGTCTCGACGGGGCAGGAGGTCGCCGTCGGCGACGTGATCGTCACGAGCGGCCTGGGCGGGGTCTTCCCCAAGGGCCTTCCCATCGGGGAGGTCGCAAGCGTCACGAACAACCCCGGCGACCTCTACCTCGACATCGTCGTCGACCTCTACGCCGACACGACTCGCTCCGAGGAGGTCCTGGTCATCACCTCGATCACCGAGGACCAGCGCGCGACCGCGGAGGACATATCCGAGGCCGACGCGCAGGAGCACGGCACCACCACGGGGAGCGACGCGCAGGCGGACGACCAGGAGTCCGACGCCGGCTCGACCTCCGACGAGTCCCAGGCGGAGTAG
- a CDS encoding rod shape-determining protein, producing the protein MSLIDTIFSNLFGEYGGDLAIDLGTANTLVAVRGQGIVINEPSVVAIDKSESRVLAVGADAKRMIGRTPGSIIAERPLKDGVIADFDVTEVMLRYFIEKARERRYPWSPRPRVVVCVPSGVTSVEKRAVFEATIQAGARQAYLIEEPMAAAIGADLPIEDPTGSMVVDIGGGTTEVAVISMGGIVVSQSIRTAGDEFDQTILQHVRDAYNLSIGERTAEDIKIKVGSAAPLAEELDVEVNGRDVMSGLPKTVRIESEEIRRALDRPLDEVTKAVKDALDVTPPDLASDLMYYGILLTGGGGLLRGLDQRLREETGVPVNVSPTALENVVNGCAKVLEANALSGGFVQSTGQ; encoded by the coding sequence ATGTCACTCATTGACACCATCTTCTCGAACCTGTTCGGCGAGTACGGGGGCGACCTCGCGATCGACCTCGGCACCGCCAACACGCTCGTCGCCGTGCGCGGCCAGGGCATCGTCATCAACGAGCCCTCGGTCGTCGCCATCGACAAGAGCGAGAGCAGGGTGCTCGCCGTCGGCGCCGACGCAAAGCGCATGATCGGCCGCACCCCCGGCTCCATCATCGCCGAGCGCCCGCTCAAGGACGGCGTCATCGCCGACTTTGACGTCACCGAGGTCATGCTGCGCTACTTCATCGAGAAGGCTCGCGAGCGCCGCTACCCGTGGTCGCCGCGCCCTCGCGTCGTCGTGTGCGTGCCCTCCGGCGTCACCTCCGTCGAGAAGCGCGCCGTCTTCGAGGCAACGATCCAGGCCGGGGCTCGGCAGGCCTACCTCATCGAGGAGCCCATGGCCGCCGCCATCGGCGCGGACCTGCCCATCGAGGACCCCACGGGGTCGATGGTCGTCGACATCGGGGGAGGCACCACCGAGGTCGCCGTCATCTCGATGGGCGGCATCGTCGTGTCCCAGTCGATCCGCACCGCCGGGGACGAGTTCGACCAGACGATCCTCCAGCACGTTCGTGACGCCTACAACCTCTCCATCGGCGAGCGCACCGCCGAGGACATCAAGATCAAGGTCGGCTCCGCCGCGCCGCTCGCCGAGGAGCTCGATGTCGAGGTCAACGGTCGTGACGTCATGAGCGGCCTGCCCAAGACCGTCCGCATCGAGAGCGAGGAGATCCGCCGCGCGCTTGACCGCCCCCTCGACGAGGTCACCAAGGCCGTCAAGGACGCTCTCGATGTCACGCCTCCCGACCTCGCCTCCGACCTCATGTACTACGGCATCCTCCTCACGGGCGGCGGCGGCCTGCTTCGCGGACTTGACCAGCGCCTGCGGGAGGAGACGGGGGTGCCCGTCAACGTGAGCCCCACCGCCCTCGAGAACGTCGTCAACGGCTGCGCCAAGGTCCTCGAGGCCAACGCGCTGTCCGGCGGCTTCGTCCAGAGCACGGGGCAGTAG
- the mreD gene encoding rod shape-determining protein MreD, whose protein sequence is MRVADKNRETRTTVVLAVVCFVLQLVLAPNVALGNGRANFALVFTACFSLLTGGSAAAVAGFVAGLLFDLSSTGPIGLMAFCLTVMGYVLGAGARDRLVGDLAASAAYVGAGSLGVSVVYHVAMLLVGQASSLVDVLFLRALPTAVLTLVAFLPFAYYFARVRAHGMGLSGRHSRGGLGRRGL, encoded by the coding sequence ATGCGGGTAGCCGACAAGAACCGCGAGACGCGCACCACGGTCGTCCTCGCCGTGGTCTGCTTCGTCCTCCAGCTCGTGCTCGCCCCCAACGTCGCGCTCGGCAACGGCCGCGCGAACTTCGCCCTCGTCTTCACCGCCTGCTTCTCGCTGCTCACGGGCGGGAGCGCGGCGGCGGTCGCGGGGTTCGTCGCCGGCCTCCTCTTCGACCTCTCGTCGACCGGGCCCATCGGCCTCATGGCGTTCTGCCTCACCGTCATGGGCTACGTGCTCGGCGCCGGCGCGCGCGACCGGCTCGTCGGCGACCTCGCCGCCTCGGCTGCCTACGTCGGCGCCGGGTCCCTCGGCGTCAGCGTCGTCTATCACGTCGCCATGCTGCTCGTGGGGCAGGCGAGCTCGCTCGTCGACGTCCTCTTCCTGCGCGCCCTGCCCACCGCCGTGCTCACGCTCGTCGCGTTCCTGCCCTTCGCCTACTACTTCGCCCGCGTTCGCGCGCACGGCATGGGGCTCTCCGGCCGTCACAGCCGCGGCGGCCTCGGCCGTCGGGGCCTCTAG
- a CDS encoding tetratricopeptide repeat protein, translated as MNQQAFESGKRAYQGGDWLTAATLLEGARQGGEAAGEADHLRGNAYMKLGRFEQAAIAYGDALADASYGKRGALSCNRGRALLAAGRPQEAVVSLTDAVSDSSYPTPYKAYMALGTAYEQLGDVRNAGIAYRSAAIDESNPAPSLALCDLGGCFMRLGRPVDAVEAYRTALDFTTPLEDQNKIWCDLALAYVAANRMNEAVDAFAHATADGSLELSPDAQAAYDAARKAVASIDSRRPSETDAFLAAAGYGPTSYDPLDPSGASGELMPSPEDTGFFSVSEEDLVQQDRIDRKVRRKHRHTGLKVFIVILVLLALVGGGGAFAYINGYGWPTQQSVAEQLFDAKTQGSDLSSYVVSDLSTVQIQEISDVIPSGAEVSVTGVDRSMMESTVYLSASLSSGGEQDYTIEMTRDGIGWKVRSVTPVYLSQDSASSTDDGADGSAATDGSATDASTGSDSAADASTGSAADSATASPETTE; from the coding sequence GTGAATCAGCAGGCATTTGAGTCCGGCAAGCGCGCGTACCAGGGGGGCGACTGGCTCACCGCGGCCACGCTGCTCGAGGGGGCCCGCCAGGGCGGGGAGGCGGCCGGCGAGGCCGACCACCTCCGAGGCAACGCCTACATGAAGCTCGGCCGGTTCGAGCAGGCTGCGATCGCCTACGGCGACGCCCTCGCCGACGCCTCCTACGGCAAGCGCGGTGCGCTCAGCTGCAACCGTGGACGCGCCCTGCTCGCCGCCGGTCGCCCGCAGGAGGCCGTCGTCTCGCTCACCGACGCCGTCTCCGACTCCTCCTACCCGACGCCCTACAAGGCATACATGGCGCTCGGCACGGCCTACGAGCAGCTCGGCGACGTCCGAAACGCCGGGATCGCCTACCGCAGCGCCGCCATCGACGAGTCCAATCCCGCCCCGTCCCTCGCGCTCTGCGACCTGGGCGGCTGCTTCATGCGCCTCGGGCGTCCCGTCGACGCGGTCGAGGCCTATCGCACGGCGCTCGACTTCACGACCCCGCTCGAGGACCAGAACAAGATCTGGTGCGACCTCGCGCTCGCCTACGTTGCCGCCAACCGCATGAACGAGGCGGTCGACGCGTTCGCCCACGCGACCGCCGACGGCAGCCTCGAGCTCTCCCCGGACGCTCAGGCCGCCTATGACGCGGCCCGCAAGGCCGTCGCCTCGATCGACTCCCGCCGCCCCTCCGAGACCGACGCCTTTCTCGCCGCGGCGGGCTACGGCCCCACCTCCTACGACCCCCTCGACCCCTCGGGGGCCTCGGGCGAGCTCATGCCCTCCCCGGAGGACACGGGCTTCTTCTCGGTCAGCGAGGAGGACCTCGTCCAGCAGGACAGGATCGACCGCAAGGTGAGGCGCAAGCACCGTCACACCGGGCTCAAGGTGTTCATCGTCATCCTCGTCCTGCTCGCCCTCGTCGGCGGCGGCGGGGCGTTCGCCTACATCAACGGCTACGGCTGGCCCACCCAGCAGTCCGTCGCCGAGCAGCTCTTTGACGCGAAGACGCAGGGCTCCGACCTCTCGTCGTATGTGGTGAGCGACCTCTCGACGGTGCAGATCCAGGAGATCTCCGACGTCATCCCCTCCGGTGCCGAGGTGAGCGTCACCGGCGTCGACCGCTCGATGATGGAGTCCACCGTCTATCTCAGCGCGTCGCTCTCGAGCGGCGGCGAGCAGGACTACACGATCGAGATGACGCGTGACGGCATCGGGTGGAAGGTCCGCTCCGTCACCCCGGTCTACCTCTCCCAGGACTCCGCCTCGAGCACCGATGACGGCGCCGACGGAAGCGCCGCCACGGACGGCTCCGCCACCGACGCCTCGACGGGGTCCGACTCCGCCGCCGACGCCTCGACGGGCAGCGCCGCCGACTCCGCAACGGCGTCTCCCGAGACTACCGAGTAG